A window of Mercenaria mercenaria strain notata chromosome 16, MADL_Memer_1, whole genome shotgun sequence contains these coding sequences:
- the LOC128549377 gene encoding uncharacterized protein LOC128549377 yields MRNNLIFGNIAESSDESPVQTEAKLREFMTDKLKMAADLVDQIKFERVHRMKRNTVRSDQSRRPRNIVAKFTLFKDREIVRRLKSKLEGTNFYLHEQYPPEIMERRKKLIPKLKAAKREGKSAWISYDTLYVNGVPVRDRAAD; encoded by the coding sequence ATGAGGAATAATTTGATCTTTGGTAACATAGCGGAAAGTTCGGACGAATCTCCCGTGCAAACTGAGGCAAAGTTACGCGAGTTTATGACTGATAAACTTAAAATGGCAGCTGATCTTGTGGATCAAATAAAATTTGAGCGGGTGCATCGCATGAAGCGTAACACGGTTAGGAGTGATCAATCTCGCAGGCCACGCAATATTGTTGctaaatttacattatttaaggATAGAGAAATCGTTCGTCGTTTGAAGAGTAAACTGGAAGGAACCAACTTCTATTTGCATGAGCAATATCCGCCCGAGATTATGGAACGCAGAAAAAAGCTGATACCCAAACTCAAAGCCGCCAAACGTGAAGGCAAATCAGCGTGGATCAGTTATGACACATTGTATGTCAACGGAGTTCCGGTGCGGGATAGGGCAGCAGATTAG